The Calditrichota bacterium genome contains the following window.
AGCCCTGAATCACCTGCATCGCAGCTTGCAGCGGCTCGGATTTGCGAAACATGGAATAAGTGCAGGCAATGGCAAGCTCAAAAATTGTATTGGAAAAAACAACGTCGCCGAAATCGATGAGGCCTTTGATTTTCTCCGGCTGAATTTCGTCAACCAGTACATTAAAATCATTGGCATCGTTGTGGATGGCGCTGCGTCTCAATCGTGAAAGTTCAGGGGAAACGTGGATTTCAAATTGGAGCAAAAAATATTCGACCAATCTTCTTTTTCCCGGATCGGGAATGTACGCCAGACGGTGACGCGAATCGAGCGCATTTTTCAAATCCCAATCCAGCTCCCGGTGCAGACCCGCGCGATCAAAATCTGTCAATTCGCGATCCATTTGTCCCAAAAACTTTCCGAAATTGAAAAGCAGATTTTCTGAGTGATCGGCAATTTGCGACAAAAATTTTCCTGAAATAAATTGCACCAACCGCGCGTAATATTTCTCTCCACGGTCATTTTTTACGCAGAAAATATTTTCGTTTTGCTTCGTGGAAATTGTTGTCGGAAATTGGTACCCAGGCATTTTTTCAGCCAGTAGGGACGGCATTTCAAGCTGCGCCGCAAGTGCCGCTCGTTTTTCTGCGCCATTGGAAATTTTTAGCACAAACTCACTTCCCTGCGCACATTTGATGTGAAAATTTTGATCAAAATAGCTGGTCAAAGGCTTTGCCCGACAATGCAGCCCGAAAAATTCTTCTACAATTTTTTCAACTTCATCGGAGTTGAACCGCGGTCTTGTTTCGATCAAATTCACAAACGCCTCCTTGGAGTTTCTGCCCCCGAATTTACAAATATTTCAATCGAAAATCAACAGCCGAATAGGAAATGGACAAAAAATCTGATTGACAATTTTGCCTTTCTCTTTTTACAAAAAATGTCTCATTTGCGAACGAGGCAATTACAATTTGCGGATTGTGCCGCTATGATTAAGTAAAAAGAGCGTTTTCTATTTATTTTATTTTCTTAAATTTAGCTAACAAACAGCCAAACATGGTATTTCAGGCACAACTTTTGCCAAAAAACTAATTTAATGAAAGGTGACAAAAATCTTATCGGTTTTTCCCAACAGTTTGCACCGCCGGTGCATTGCCGGAACACGGCACAAAAGTGGAAATTTTAATCTTTAATAAAGGAGAATATCTTGTCTCGCAACTATTATTTTCACGCAATCGCCCTGATCATTCTCGCGATGATGTGGCTCGGGTGCGCGACGACCGGTTCGTCACGGCGAACTATGGCACAATACAAAAGTGATTTGCGTACTTACATCCAGCGTGTAAAAGCGAATCCCCGCGATGCGGAAGCGTACCGGGAAATCGGCATCATCACTTTTGAGCTCAAAAAATATCCGCTGGCGCGAAAATTTCTCACCAAAGCCTACAAATTTAACCCCAACGACGGCAAGACGCTCTATTTTCTCGGCATGACTTTGGAGGCGCAAAATCAGCTCGGGATCGCACTGAAAGTTTACAAAAAATATCGCGCCTTGTCAAAGGTTTCAGGTTACCGCTACCAATTAGAATCGCGCTACCAATGGGTCAGTCGGGAATTGATTCGCCAGCAAATGAAAAAGCTGTTGGCGCAGGAAAGCCAATTGAGTGCCAGCCGAATTTCTCCGGTGGCAATTGCCATCTTTCCATTTTCATATTTTGGCAG
Protein-coding sequences here:
- a CDS encoding phosphotransferase, which produces MNLIETRPRFNSDEVEKIVEEFFGLHCRAKPLTSYFDQNFHIKCAQGSEFVLKISNGAEKRAALAAQLEMPSLLAEKMPGYQFPTTISTKQNENIFCVKNDRGEKYYARLVQFISGKFLSQIADHSENLLFNFGKFLGQMDRELTDFDRAGLHRELDWDLKNALDSRHRLAYIPDPGKRRLVEYFLLQFEIHVSPELSRLRRSAIHNDANDFNVLVDEIQPEKIKGLIDFGDVVFSNTIFELAIACTYSMFRKSEPLQAAMQVIQG